Proteins from one Natrinema salinisoli genomic window:
- a CDS encoding MBL fold metallo-hydrolase, which yields MDRISLGNDEFEGRNNAYVLADDAEDELALVDTGIALESVRRDLRDGLAERGYEFADVDDIVLTHFHVDHAGLAGEIQAESDATVYVHEADAPLVAQDPDAVATVEDRRRELLEQWGVPDEARTELLEFLESADIEGRPADPTPIQDGDRLDVGGRTLETVHAPGHAAGLCCFEIERGDEAFVGDAVLPVYTPNVGGADVRVEHPLEKYVATLERLVDRDYDRVWPGHRDPIEEPTERIETILEHHRERTETILEILNERGPADAWTVSAELFGDLEGIHIVHGPGEAFAHLDHLRHEGVVEYENGTYRLQKETIVLEDVF from the coding sequence ATGGACCGCATTTCGCTCGGCAACGACGAATTCGAGGGCCGGAACAACGCCTACGTCCTCGCCGACGACGCCGAAGACGAACTCGCGCTGGTCGATACCGGCATCGCGCTCGAGTCCGTTCGCCGGGACCTCCGCGACGGGCTCGCCGAACGGGGCTACGAGTTCGCCGACGTCGACGACATCGTCCTCACGCATTTCCACGTCGATCACGCCGGGTTGGCCGGCGAGATTCAGGCCGAAAGCGACGCGACGGTCTACGTCCACGAGGCCGACGCGCCACTGGTCGCGCAAGACCCCGACGCCGTCGCCACCGTCGAGGACCGCCGCCGGGAACTCCTCGAGCAGTGGGGCGTTCCCGACGAGGCTCGAACCGAACTCCTCGAATTCCTCGAGTCGGCGGATATCGAAGGGCGCCCGGCCGATCCGACGCCGATCCAAGACGGGGACCGGCTCGACGTCGGGGGTCGAACCCTCGAGACGGTTCACGCACCGGGGCACGCGGCGGGGCTGTGCTGTTTCGAAATCGAACGGGGCGACGAGGCGTTCGTCGGTGACGCCGTCCTTCCGGTGTACACGCCGAACGTCGGCGGTGCCGACGTCCGCGTCGAGCACCCCCTGGAGAAGTACGTCGCCACGTTGGAACGGCTCGTCGATCGCGACTACGACCGCGTCTGGCCCGGGCACCGCGATCCCATCGAGGAGCCGACCGAGCGGATCGAAACGATCCTCGAACACCACCGCGAGCGGACGGAAACGATCCTCGAGATCCTGAACGAGCGCGGGCCGGCCGACGCCTGGACGGTCAGTGCGGAACTGTTCGGCGACCTCGAGGGGATTCACATCGTTCACGGGCCCGGCGAGGCGTTCGCCCACCTCGATCACCTTCGTCATGAAGGTGTCGTAGAATACGAAAACGGAACGTATAGGCTTCAAAAGGAGACGATTGTACTCGAAGACGTTTTTTGA
- a CDS encoding ABC transporter substrate-binding protein: MANEDNNNLESHRTGNDSVGRRTFLGAASAGALTTTLAGCMGGVGSGGGGDDVFKIGHLGPTELQMGRGAERSAELAVAELNDNGGVQGQDVELLSEDTGGSPSEAERVTQNLVGSDNVDLLVGTFVSEVTQGIIDYIAERDVPFIITGSADPATITENHGQDYEQYKNIVRTGPINSDLQAEGMAGYASHLNDLHGFENFSILADDAAWTGSFRDILPDLIEEDSDLSVVHEDRMALDTDNFNPFLDDAADADADVVMRFIAHGGAATFTSTWAQNEYPFALEGISVPGMSPEFWGATNGTCLYETTSQSGAGGVSPLTDKTMPFVEAYEEEFTGDGQDPPSKPMYMGFNSYDGILFYAKAVEEAGTTDYNSDLDAIVDAMLNTEFTGAAGEISLYGEDSDYPNDLKESRNEDGIISNFPVTQWHEDGDDGVVECVYPEQDATAEHVVPEWI, translated from the coding sequence ATGGCTAACGAAGATAACAATAATCTCGAATCGCATAGAACTGGAAACGATTCTGTTGGACGACGGACATTTCTCGGTGCTGCGAGTGCAGGTGCGCTGACGACGACGCTCGCCGGTTGTATGGGTGGGGTCGGCAGCGGCGGGGGTGGCGACGACGTGTTCAAAATCGGCCACCTCGGCCCGACGGAACTCCAGATGGGCCGCGGTGCAGAACGAAGTGCGGAGCTCGCGGTCGCCGAACTGAACGACAACGGTGGGGTTCAGGGGCAAGACGTCGAACTCCTGTCGGAAGACACCGGCGGCTCCCCGTCGGAGGCCGAACGGGTGACGCAAAATCTGGTCGGTTCCGATAACGTCGACCTGCTCGTCGGTACCTTCGTCAGCGAGGTCACCCAGGGAATCATCGACTACATCGCGGAGCGGGACGTGCCGTTCATCATTACGGGCTCCGCCGATCCGGCGACGATTACCGAAAACCACGGACAGGATTACGAACAGTACAAGAACATCGTTCGGACCGGTCCGATCAATTCAGATCTGCAGGCGGAAGGGATGGCCGGCTACGCGAGCCACCTCAACGACCTCCACGGCTTCGAGAACTTCTCGATTCTGGCCGACGACGCCGCCTGGACCGGCTCTTTCCGCGACATTCTCCCCGATCTGATCGAGGAGGACAGCGACCTCTCAGTCGTCCACGAGGACAGAATGGCGCTCGATACGGACAATTTCAATCCGTTCCTCGACGACGCTGCCGACGCAGACGCCGACGTCGTCATGCGGTTCATCGCACACGGCGGTGCGGCGACCTTCACCAGTACCTGGGCCCAGAACGAGTACCCGTTCGCCCTCGAAGGGATCAGCGTCCCCGGAATGTCCCCCGAGTTCTGGGGCGCGACCAACGGCACCTGTCTGTACGAAACGACGTCTCAATCCGGCGCAGGTGGTGTCTCACCCCTGACCGACAAGACGATGCCGTTCGTCGAGGCCTACGAGGAGGAGTTCACTGGCGACGGTCAAGACCCGCCGAGCAAGCCGATGTACATGGGATTCAACTCCTACGATGGAATTCTCTTCTACGCGAAGGCGGTCGAAGAGGCCGGTACCACCGATTACAACAGCGACCTCGACGCCATCGTCGACGCCATGCTCAACACCGAGTTCACCGGTGCTGCGGGCGAGATCTCTCTCTACGGAGAGGATTCGGACTACCCGAACGACCTGAAGGAGTCCAGGAACGAGGACGGCATCATTTCGAACTTCCCGGTCACGCAGTGGCACGAAGACGGGGACGACGGTGTCGTCGAGTGCGTCTACCCCGAACAGGACGCAACTGCAGAGCACGTCGTCCCAGAGTGGATCTAA
- a CDS encoding branched-chain amino acid ABC transporter permease — MSSATDRLNAATSRATDRLSTVTGPVDQLLQPLADVYNRLFGDYFGEMNGLQFVLIFGTAAALLTAPFWGNFGLVRAMTVAAIWAIFAMSWDIQSGYTGYISFGHSVLSGAAGYTTAMLIHNVNPELSMMITIPVSILAALVVGLLVALPSLRLTGPYFSLITFVAVLIFYRLIPSFSQYTGGETGIQSVEVFTYAPVARYYYMVVPMLLIAVVLTLIARSNIGLILMSIRENEAAVNAAGINATKFKIFSFALSSIPMGIGGVLLVHFSGGVDPTTFIVVDRSIEMIAIAVLGGMSSILGPLGGAFFLIVLRDYILTDIANLGSSIRWTVFWALVLLVLVFARDGVFRKLWHGLDRLGGDRR; from the coding sequence ATGAGTAGCGCAACGGATCGGTTGAACGCTGCGACGAGTCGCGCAACGGACCGGTTGAGCACCGTGACTGGGCCCGTCGATCAGTTGCTCCAGCCGCTGGCGGACGTCTACAACCGTCTGTTCGGTGACTACTTCGGTGAGATGAACGGGCTCCAGTTCGTGTTGATCTTCGGAACGGCCGCCGCGCTGTTGACGGCGCCGTTCTGGGGGAACTTCGGGCTCGTCAGAGCGATGACCGTCGCAGCGATCTGGGCGATCTTCGCGATGAGCTGGGACATCCAGAGCGGCTACACCGGCTACATCAGTTTCGGTCACTCCGTCCTCTCGGGTGCCGCGGGATACACGACCGCGATGCTCATTCACAACGTGAACCCGGAGCTGTCGATGATGATCACGATTCCGGTGTCGATCCTCGCCGCACTCGTGGTCGGGCTACTCGTCGCCCTGCCGTCGCTCCGGCTGACCGGCCCGTACTTCTCGTTGATCACGTTCGTCGCCGTGTTGATCTTCTACCGATTGATCCCTTCCTTCAGCCAATACACTGGCGGGGAAACGGGAATCCAGTCGGTGGAGGTCTTCACGTACGCCCCGGTCGCTCGGTACTACTACATGGTCGTGCCGATGCTCCTGATCGCGGTCGTGCTGACGCTGATCGCCCGCTCGAACATCGGGCTGATCCTCATGTCGATCCGCGAGAACGAAGCCGCGGTCAACGCTGCCGGGATCAACGCGACGAAATTCAAGATCTTTTCGTTCGCGCTGAGTTCGATCCCGATGGGGATCGGCGGCGTGTTGCTGGTCCACTTCAGCGGCGGCGTCGATCCGACGACGTTCATCGTGGTCGACCGGAGTATCGAAATGATCGCGATCGCCGTCCTCGGCGGAATGAGTTCGATCCTCGGCCCGCTCGGTGGGGCCTTCTTCCTCATCGTGCTCCGGGATTACATCCTCACCGATATCGCCAACCTCGGATCGTCCATCCGCTGGACGGTCTTCTGGGCGCTCGTGTTACTCGTGTTAGTGTTCGCCCGCGACGGCGTGTTCCGGAAACTCTGGCACGGTCTCGATCGCCTCGGAGGTGATCGCCGATGA
- a CDS encoding NAD(P)/FAD-dependent oxidoreductase: MSSTPQVVVAGGGLAGLVATRHLAAGGVDATLVERNETVGGRVRTIERDGFRFDRGFQVLFTAYPAVKRELDLEALDLRRFAPGATIAGEDGRSTLADPLREPGTIPSTLTSSYVSVGDALRVARLWLGIRRTDPDEIFTGSDERIDEFFRDRGFSTAFIEGFVAPFYGGITLDRSLATSRRVFEYTFRTLAAGEIAVPAAGMEAIPSQLAARVRETGGTIETGVTVESVATAGGNSSAADPATDAPVTVETDDGTVEADAVVVATDPPAARELTDVSSVPTDARRCVTQYYAGPADLDLETGRRLLLNASEKGPNHVVPHSTVAPEYAPDDATLLSATYLGNPEDDDAALADRTRRTLESWYPDGRFDELETLHTERVPFAQFEQPPGIHDRLPDARAPSGPVYLAGDYTQWSSIQGAMESGQVAAKAVIDDLSR, encoded by the coding sequence ATGTCCTCGACTCCGCAGGTCGTCGTCGCCGGCGGCGGGTTAGCCGGACTCGTCGCCACCCGCCACCTCGCCGCCGGCGGCGTGGACGCGACGCTGGTAGAACGCAACGAGACGGTCGGCGGTCGGGTCAGAACCATCGAGCGAGACGGGTTTCGGTTCGATCGCGGCTTTCAGGTCCTCTTCACCGCCTATCCGGCCGTGAAACGGGAACTCGATCTCGAGGCGCTGGACCTGCGCCGGTTCGCGCCGGGCGCGACGATCGCCGGTGAAGACGGCCGGTCGACGCTCGCGGACCCGCTTCGGGAACCGGGGACGATTCCGTCGACGCTGACCAGCTCGTACGTGTCCGTCGGCGACGCGCTCCGAGTCGCCCGGCTCTGGCTGGGGATCCGGCGAACCGATCCGGACGAGATATTCACGGGCAGCGACGAGCGGATCGACGAGTTCTTCCGGGATCGCGGCTTTTCGACGGCCTTCATCGAGGGGTTCGTCGCCCCGTTCTACGGCGGCATCACGCTCGATCGATCGCTGGCAACCTCCAGACGCGTTTTCGAGTACACGTTCCGAACCCTCGCTGCGGGCGAAATAGCGGTTCCCGCCGCCGGCATGGAAGCGATCCCGTCCCAACTGGCCGCCCGCGTTCGCGAGACCGGCGGAACGATCGAGACGGGCGTTACGGTCGAGTCGGTCGCGACGGCCGGCGGTAACTCGAGCGCGGCCGACCCTGCTACTGACGCGCCCGTCACGGTCGAGACCGACGACGGGACCGTCGAGGCCGATGCGGTCGTCGTCGCGACCGATCCGCCGGCGGCACGAGAACTCACCGACGTGTCCTCGGTCCCCACGGACGCGCGGCGCTGCGTCACGCAGTACTACGCCGGCCCTGCCGACCTCGACCTCGAGACCGGCCGTCGTCTCCTGTTGAACGCGAGCGAGAAGGGGCCGAACCACGTCGTCCCGCACAGCACGGTCGCGCCCGAGTACGCCCCCGACGACGCGACCCTGCTCAGCGCGACCTATCTCGGAAACCCTGAAGACGACGACGCGGCGCTGGCAGACCGAACGCGACGGACCCTCGAGTCGTGGTATCCCGACGGGCGGTTCGACGAACTCGAGACGCTCCACACCGAGCGGGTGCCGTTCGCACAGTTCGAACAGCCGCCGGGGATCCACGACCGGCTCCCCGACGCTCGCGCTCCCTCGGGTCCCGTCTATCTGGCGGGCGATTACACGCAGTGGTCGTCGATTCAGGGTGCGATGGAAAGCGGTCAAGTGGCGGCGAAAGCCGTGATCGACGATCTGTCGCGCTGA
- a CDS encoding branched-chain amino acid ABC transporter permease: MIEQLLSILVVGAMISAVYALIAIGFTMIFGVGGVLNLAHGALIMIGAFTYLAATSAAVPPFVGFLLAVAVTAAASYALYAGLVKYIEDNIVITFLATVVVALLLTELVIIQFGSAPSQLLPVISGNIYLEAVGTRIRYVQLLAFVVSWIAIGSLWYYVTKTDEGRSILATSMSTRGAELTGVDLQKVKSRTWLIAGAFAGIAGVFIGTLQSTSPHMWLSPLALAFIIVVIGGIGSIKGSVIAAYLIGYLETASVEFLGPSFQGVLSLVVLVAILLLKPNGLFGRELVHE; encoded by the coding sequence ATGATAGAGCAATTACTCTCGATACTAGTGGTGGGAGCGATGATCAGCGCGGTCTATGCGCTGATTGCAATCGGATTCACCATGATCTTCGGCGTCGGCGGCGTGTTGAACCTCGCACACGGTGCGTTGATCATGATCGGCGCGTTCACGTACCTCGCAGCCACGTCGGCCGCCGTCCCGCCCTTCGTGGGATTCCTCCTCGCGGTCGCCGTCACAGCCGCTGCATCCTACGCGCTGTACGCGGGACTCGTCAAATACATCGAAGACAACATCGTGATCACGTTCCTCGCGACGGTCGTCGTCGCGTTGCTGTTGACCGAACTGGTCATCATCCAGTTCGGCAGCGCGCCGTCACAGCTCCTTCCCGTGATTTCGGGGAATATATACCTCGAGGCAGTGGGAACCCGGATCCGGTACGTCCAGCTGCTGGCGTTCGTCGTCTCGTGGATCGCGATCGGCTCCCTCTGGTACTACGTGACGAAAACCGACGAGGGGCGATCGATCCTCGCGACGTCGATGAGTACGCGCGGTGCGGAACTCACCGGGGTCGACCTGCAGAAGGTCAAATCTCGAACCTGGCTGATCGCCGGCGCGTTCGCCGGAATCGCCGGCGTGTTCATCGGGACCCTGCAGTCGACCTCACCGCATATGTGGCTCAGCCCGCTCGCACTCGCCTTTATCATCGTCGTGATCGGCGGCATCGGCAGTATCAAGGGGTCCGTCATCGCGGCGTACCTCATCGGCTACCTCGAGACGGCGTCGGTCGAATTCCTCGGGCCGAGCTTCCAGGGGGTCCTGTCCTTGGTCGTCCTCGTCGCGATCTTGCTGCTCAAACCGAACGGTCTCTTCGGGAGGGAGCTCGTCCATGAGTAG
- a CDS encoding ABC transporter ATP-binding protein, translated as MSLLEVDGLTKKFGGLVAVDDFSFDVEEGEIVGLIGPNGSGKSTVFNCIMGRYDVTDGSIQFNGDDITDDATHEVVNKGLSRVSQESNPIQEMPVAGNIKLFTLPNSIRSFYGGASEEEIYEYAARIDIEDKLHEMPSELPHADVRRLEIAKSLATEPELMLLDEPFAGMNQAEIAELADQIEGFREEGMTMIVVDHNMGGLMELVDRIVVLNNGDFLAEGTPEEIAENERVQEAYLAGEGL; from the coding sequence ATGAGCCTGCTCGAGGTCGACGGCCTCACCAAGAAGTTCGGTGGGCTGGTCGCCGTCGATGACTTCTCGTTCGACGTCGAGGAAGGCGAAATCGTCGGCCTGATCGGACCGAACGGATCGGGCAAGTCCACGGTGTTCAACTGCATCATGGGCCGCTACGACGTCACCGACGGTTCGATCCAGTTCAACGGTGACGACATCACCGACGACGCGACCCACGAGGTCGTCAACAAGGGCCTCTCGCGGGTCTCGCAGGAGTCGAACCCGATCCAGGAGATGCCGGTGGCGGGCAACATCAAGCTGTTCACGCTCCCGAACAGCATCCGCTCGTTCTACGGCGGCGCGAGCGAGGAGGAGATCTACGAGTACGCCGCCCGCATCGACATCGAGGACAAACTCCACGAGATGCCGAGCGAACTCCCGCACGCGGACGTTCGCCGGCTCGAGATCGCCAAATCGCTGGCGACCGAGCCCGAGCTCATGCTGCTCGACGAGCCCTTCGCGGGGATGAACCAGGCCGAAATCGCGGAACTGGCCGATCAGATCGAGGGATTCCGCGAGGAGGGGATGACGATGATCGTCGTCGACCACAACATGGGCGGGCTGATGGAGCTCGTCGATCGAATCGTCGTCCTCAACAACGGCGACTTCCTCGCGGAGGGAACGCCCGAGGAAATCGCCGAGAACGAACGAGTCCAGGAGGCATACCTCGCTGGGGAGGGACTGTAA
- a CDS encoding transporter, translated as MVKLSTLVILAGVVMLVFPIPPVATAVGGFAVIVVGVLLRLLTDK; from the coding sequence ATGGTCAAACTCTCGACCCTCGTCATCCTCGCCGGCGTGGTGATGCTCGTGTTCCCGATTCCCCCCGTCGCGACCGCGGTCGGCGGCTTCGCAGTCATCGTCGTCGGGGTTTTGCTCCGCCTCCTGACCGATAAGTGA
- a CDS encoding ABC transporter ATP-binding protein produces the protein MTDPILEVEDLNVYYGKSHALKGVSLSIDEGEIYGVIGPNGAGKTTMLNAIAGFVDYEGTIRYRGTDLATVNPQQIVRDGLIYCTEDRDLFPFFSVHENLLMGAQFREDRDAVQDDLDMVYELFPRLDERREQEAETMSGGEQQMLAVGRALMSDPDMLMLDEPTLGLAPVIIQDISDALERLSDQGLTILLAEQNSTFALRHAERLSLIETGEIELAGTYEEFHDNEYVREAYVGVH, from the coding sequence ATGACCGATCCGATACTCGAGGTCGAAGACCTCAACGTCTACTACGGCAAGTCGCACGCACTGAAAGGCGTCTCGCTGTCGATCGACGAGGGCGAGATCTACGGCGTCATCGGGCCCAACGGGGCCGGCAAGACGACCATGCTCAACGCCATCGCCGGCTTCGTCGACTACGAGGGGACCATCCGGTACCGCGGAACGGACCTCGCGACCGTGAACCCACAGCAGATCGTCAGGGACGGCCTGATCTACTGTACCGAGGATCGGGACCTGTTCCCGTTCTTCTCGGTCCACGAGAACCTGCTGATGGGCGCGCAGTTCCGCGAGGACCGCGACGCAGTGCAGGACGACCTCGACATGGTCTACGAACTGTTCCCGCGGCTGGACGAACGCCGCGAGCAGGAAGCCGAGACCATGAGCGGCGGCGAACAGCAGATGCTCGCCGTCGGCCGCGCGCTGATGAGCGATCCCGACATGCTGATGCTCGACGAGCCCACCCTCGGGCTCGCGCCGGTCATCATCCAGGACATCAGCGACGCGCTCGAGCGCCTCTCGGATCAGGGGCTGACCATTCTGCTCGCCGAGCAGAACTCGACGTTCGCGCTGCGCCACGCCGAACGGCTCTCGCTGATCGAAACCGGCGAGATCGAACTGGCGGGCACGTACGAGGAGTTCCACGACAACGAGTACGTCCGCGAAGCCTACGTCGGCGTCCACTGA
- a CDS encoding metallophosphoesterase yields MTATDVEIDVPFSLHDRAVFVPAAETLVLADVHLGKAAASRVDAPIDDGIDVVDRLDGLLAELEPATVVVAGDLLHSFSRLPRGVERDVARLVETVDESGADLIVTPGNHDTMLEEVFDGDASDEYALADGWVVCHGHEPPETTAERYIVGHDHPALSIEGRKLPCFLYGPDSYEGADVLVLPAFTRLAAGSTVNGMHSRDFQTPLVRTADAFHPAVVDDSSGETLWFPPLGECRQLL; encoded by the coding sequence ATGACCGCCACCGACGTCGAGATCGACGTTCCGTTTTCACTCCACGACCGTGCCGTCTTCGTTCCCGCCGCCGAGACGCTCGTCCTCGCGGACGTCCACCTCGGCAAAGCGGCCGCCTCGCGCGTCGACGCGCCGATCGACGACGGGATCGACGTCGTCGACCGCCTCGATGGCCTCCTCGCCGAGCTCGAGCCGGCCACCGTCGTCGTCGCCGGGGATCTCTTGCACTCGTTTTCGCGGCTCCCGCGCGGGGTCGAGCGGGACGTGGCTCGACTCGTCGAGACCGTCGACGAGAGCGGTGCCGACCTGATCGTCACGCCCGGCAACCACGATACGATGCTCGAGGAGGTATTCGACGGCGACGCGAGCGACGAGTACGCGCTGGCCGACGGCTGGGTGGTCTGCCACGGGCACGAGCCCCCCGAGACGACGGCCGAGCGCTACATCGTGGGCCACGACCACCCCGCCCTGTCGATCGAGGGCCGCAAACTGCCGTGTTTCCTCTACGGACCGGACAGCTACGAGGGTGCGGACGTACTCGTGCTCCCGGCGTTTACGCGGCTCGCTGCCGGATCGACGGTCAACGGGATGCACAGTCGCGACTTCCAGACGCCGCTCGTCCGGACCGCCGACGCGTTCCACCCCGCCGTCGTCGACGACTCGAGCGGCGAGACGCTGTGGTTCCCGCCGCTGGGCGAGTGTCGGCAGTTACTGTAA
- a CDS encoding acyl-CoA thioesterase: METHETNGSDQDSDGPAFQPVFENRVRFAETDQQGIVFYGEYFTFQDEAVSAFLRAVDYGYDRMVEDGWQIHVVNTELNYRTGAEFEDVVVNELRVSDIGSASLEYEYRAKRKRDDEILAEGTVTQVAVDLETEEPTRIPDEFRDAVASFQGGLETAE, translated from the coding sequence ATGGAAACTCACGAGACGAACGGGTCCGATCAAGACTCCGACGGGCCCGCATTCCAGCCCGTCTTCGAGAACCGCGTCCGGTTCGCCGAAACCGACCAGCAAGGCATCGTCTTCTACGGCGAGTACTTCACGTTTCAGGACGAGGCCGTCTCGGCCTTCCTCCGGGCGGTCGACTACGGCTACGATCGAATGGTCGAGGACGGCTGGCAGATCCACGTCGTCAACACGGAACTGAACTACCGCACCGGGGCCGAATTCGAGGACGTGGTCGTCAACGAGTTGCGAGTCAGCGATATCGGATCGGCCAGCCTCGAGTACGAGTACCGGGCGAAGCGAAAGCGCGACGACGAGATCCTGGCGGAGGGAACCGTCACGCAGGTCGCCGTCGACCTCGAGACCGAAGAGCCGACGCGAATCCCCGACGAGTTCCGGGACGCCGTCGCGTCGTTCCAGGGCGGGCTCGAGACGGCCGAATAG
- a CDS encoding N-acyl homoserine lactonase family protein, with translation MVDATLTPIDRGTVTSDVNNIIEGYVRGTADDPNPETMMGDGPVYNVVIDHPEATILWDTGSHPDADSGHWPDDLYATFEHTDLRPLEDDLADAGYELGDIDAVIQSHLHLDHAGGLYAFEGTETPIFVHEAELKHAYYSVTTDEGDDAYVRGDFDRDLAWEIVHRDRRQLFDGLELVHFPGHTPGLLGVKLDLDDVGTVILAGDQAYTRANYEHGLPMGGTLLWSKRDWLESLRTLEDLERRHDARVICGHAAEDLEAMREGL, from the coding sequence ATGGTCGACGCGACGCTCACACCGATCGATCGCGGCACGGTCACCAGCGACGTCAACAATATCATCGAGGGATACGTTCGCGGCACCGCCGACGATCCGAACCCCGAGACGATGATGGGCGACGGCCCCGTCTACAACGTCGTCATCGATCACCCCGAGGCGACGATCCTCTGGGACACCGGCTCCCATCCCGATGCCGATTCGGGTCACTGGCCGGACGACCTCTACGCCACCTTCGAGCACACCGACCTCCGGCCGCTCGAGGACGACCTCGCCGACGCCGGCTACGAGCTCGGGGACATCGATGCCGTGATCCAAAGTCACCTCCACCTCGACCACGCCGGCGGCCTCTACGCGTTCGAGGGGACCGAGACGCCGATTTTCGTCCACGAGGCGGAACTGAAACACGCCTACTATAGCGTCACGACCGACGAAGGCGACGACGCCTACGTCCGCGGCGACTTCGATCGCGACCTCGCGTGGGAAATCGTTCACCGCGACCGCCGGCAGCTCTTCGACGGCCTCGAGCTCGTCCACTTCCCCGGTCACACGCCCGGCTTGCTGGGCGTAAAACTCGACCTCGACGACGTCGGCACGGTGATCCTCGCCGGCGATCAGGCCTACACGCGGGCGAACTACGAACACGGACTCCCGATGGGCGGCACCCTCCTCTGGAGCAAGCGGGACTGGCTCGAGAGCCTGCGGACGCTCGAGGACCTCGAGCGCCGCCACGACGCCCGCGTGATCTGCGGTCACGCCGCGGAGGATCTCGAGGCGATGCGGGAGGGACTATAG